Proteins from a single region of Penaeus monodon isolate SGIC_2016 chromosome 29, NSTDA_Pmon_1, whole genome shotgun sequence:
- the LOC119591840 gene encoding uncharacterized protein LOC119591840 — protein MSHVVIYKNVHYFIQRERAFPTAPSQGPRTEAPPGARPASQGPSRGQSQGPGSPPSQRPKSQVTAEAGTEDPTDAARGKDTNASASPTDASSPTSSSSSSTSSSSTSPSSPNTKEDPEDTEHLSVIIFGTDSASRLNMRRHLPKTYQYLTEELGAVDLGGFNKVGDNTFPNLVPVMIGLSSAELSKHKCVPAKEKFDDCPWVWKDFKRKGYATAYMEDSPWMGIFNYMHNGFVTPPTDYYGRAFFLASEKEIGREKHGNRLPGRLKPFP, from the exons ATGAGCCACGTCGTCATCTACAAGAACGTCCACTACTTCATCCAGAGGGAGAGGGCCTTCCCGACGGCTCCGAGCCAAGGACCGAGAACTGAGGCCCCGCCCGGAGCGAGACCCGCGAGCCAAGGTCCCAGTCGGGGTCAGAGCCAAGGGCCAGGATCGCCCCCGAGCCAGCGACCGAAGAGCCAGGTCACAGCCGAGGCCGGGACCGAGGACCCGACCGACGCCGCTCGAGGGAAGGACACCAACGCCTCAGCCTCTCCCACCGACGCCTCCTCACccacctcgtcttcctcctcctccaccagctCGTCCTCCACCTCACCGTCCTCCCCCAACACGAAGGAGGACCCCGAAGACACAGAGCACCTCAGCGTCATCATCTTCGGAACGGACTCAGCCTCACGCCTCAACATGCGCCGACACCTGCCCAAGACGTACCAGTACCTGACGGAGGAGCTGGGCGCCGTGGACTTGGGGGGCTTCAATAAGGTGGGGGACAACACGTTCCCGAACCTGGTGCCTGTCATGATCGGCCTCAGCAGCGCGGAGCTCAGCAAGCACAAGTGCGTCCCCGCGAAGGAGAAGTTCGACGACTGCCCTTGGGTGTGGAAGGACTTCAAGAGGAAGGGCTACGCCACTGCCTACATGGAG gaCTCCCCCTGGATGGGCATCTTTAACTACATGCACAACGGGTTCGTGACGCCGCCCACAGACTACTATGGGCGCGCTTTCTTCCTCGCCTCTGAGAAGGAAATTGGGCGTGAGAAGCATGGCAATCGACTTcctgg GCGACTAAAACCATTTCCTTAA